Proteins from one Listeria weihenstephanensis genomic window:
- the yhaM gene encoding 3'-5' exoribonuclease YhaM: protein MDKKLLDYEVGEGLDLYLLIKSSTKGIASNGKPFLSLVLQDKSGELEAKLWDISDSDEENYASQNIVNIVGEVQNYRGRKQLKIRQIRQSTGLDGVSIGQFMETAPIDKAEMSEEVTKYIFEMQNPNLQRITRALLKKYQDDFFDYPAAVRHHHEFVSGLSFHVVSMLRLAKAIADLYPTVDRDLLYAGVILHDMGKVIELSGPISTTYTLEGNLIGHISIVVEEVSKMADELGIEGEEVVILKHVLLSHHGKGEWGSPKPPLVREAEILHQIDLMDATMNMMDKALRHTKPGEFSERVFGLDNRSFYNPNF, encoded by the coding sequence ATGGACAAGAAGTTATTGGATTATGAAGTTGGCGAGGGGCTAGATTTATATTTATTAATAAAGTCGAGCACAAAAGGAATTGCAAGTAATGGTAAGCCGTTTTTATCGTTGGTATTACAGGATAAATCAGGCGAGCTTGAAGCGAAACTGTGGGATATCTCGGACAGTGATGAGGAGAATTATGCAAGTCAAAATATCGTGAATATCGTCGGTGAAGTGCAGAATTATCGCGGTAGAAAGCAGTTGAAAATTCGCCAAATTAGGCAGTCGACAGGGCTTGATGGTGTGAGTATTGGCCAATTTATGGAGACGGCGCCAATTGATAAGGCTGAGATGAGTGAAGAGGTTACAAAATATATTTTTGAGATGCAAAATCCTAATTTACAACGGATTACGCGTGCTCTTTTGAAGAAGTATCAAGATGATTTCTTTGATTATCCGGCAGCGGTTCGCCATCATCATGAGTTTGTCTCGGGACTTAGTTTTCACGTGGTATCGATGTTGCGACTCGCGAAGGCGATTGCCGATCTTTATCCAACGGTAGATCGCGATTTGTTGTATGCAGGGGTTATTTTACATGATATGGGTAAGGTTATTGAGCTTTCTGGTCCAATTTCCACTACGTATACGTTGGAAGGTAATTTGATCGGGCATATTTCAATTGTGGTGGAAGAAGTGAGCAAGATGGCGGATGAGCTTGGAATTGAAGGCGAAGAAGTGGTTATTCTGAAACATGTTTTATTAAGTCATCATGGCAAAGGTGAATGGGGAAGCCCTAAACCACCGCTTGTGAGAGAGGCTGAGATTTTGCATCAGATTGATTTGATGGATGCAACGATGAACATGATGGATAAAGCTTTGCGCCATACTAAACCAGGTGAATTTTCAGAACGTGTATTTGGATTGGATAATCGTTCGTTTTATAATCCGAATTTTTGA
- a CDS encoding YlbF family regulator — translation MTINIYDIANDLEKGIRETEQFTNLKQAYADVNADPEAKVKFDRFREVQVTIQEKQMSGQEIDEETIDLAQEVAEEVQNNKAIVQLMEREQAMSLIINDLNRIIMTPLQELYDVKEN, via the coding sequence ATGACTATCAATATTTATGACATTGCAAATGATTTAGAAAAAGGAATTCGTGAAACAGAACAATTTACGAATTTAAAACAAGCTTATGCTGATGTGAATGCAGACCCTGAGGCAAAAGTGAAATTCGACCGTTTCCGTGAAGTACAAGTTACAATCCAAGAGAAACAAATGTCTGGTCAAGAAATTGACGAAGAAACGATTGATTTGGCGCAAGAAGTGGCTGAAGAAGTGCAAAACAATAAAGCTATTGTTCAGTTGATGGAGCGGGAACAAGCGATGAGTCTTATTATCAACGACTTGAACCGTATCATTATGACACCGTTACAAGAATTATATGATGTGAAAGAAAATTAA
- a CDS encoding DUF445 domain-containing protein, giving the protein MTILFMVIVGAFIGAATNFIAIRMLFRPFEAKYIGKWRIPFTPGVIPKRREELAVKIGEVVAEHLLTNEAVQAKLAEETLREELIGTANDLIREKLAVTTTPNELLERWQMTAVGNQANEKISGILKSQLEQFFQKRNEETVENVVPEVVHQELARKIPSISAQTLQKMGLFTASDAGKLQIKAMIERILAEHGKVGGMVGLFLNNDTFITRMQKEVIKFIGKPETEEVLSGLIVSEWQQFSQRALVDVMPAAKQEKFIDQLIVEIMRTVQLEKWMDTPIQDWIRPYEQEISDKIVPFLVDTVLKFAGEHSAQMMERLEIGKMVQHQIEAFSLREMEQIVLDISGKELKMITYLGGFLGGFIGILQGIIAIWF; this is encoded by the coding sequence ATGACAATTTTATTTATGGTAATTGTGGGTGCTTTTATCGGTGCTGCAACGAATTTTATCGCTATTCGGATGCTTTTTAGACCGTTTGAAGCGAAATATATTGGGAAATGGCGAATTCCGTTTACGCCGGGTGTGATACCGAAGCGGCGGGAAGAGCTGGCTGTGAAGATTGGAGAAGTTGTCGCAGAACATTTGCTTACGAATGAGGCGGTACAAGCGAAACTTGCGGAGGAAACGTTACGTGAGGAATTGATTGGAACGGCGAATGATCTAATACGTGAAAAATTAGCGGTGACAACGACGCCAAACGAGCTCTTGGAACGGTGGCAGATGACGGCGGTTGGAAATCAAGCGAACGAGAAGATTAGCGGGATATTAAAAAGCCAGCTAGAACAATTTTTTCAGAAGCGCAATGAAGAGACGGTAGAGAATGTGGTGCCGGAGGTTGTGCATCAAGAACTGGCGCGAAAAATACCTTCGATTTCAGCGCAGACGTTGCAGAAAATGGGCTTGTTTACGGCGAGCGATGCTGGAAAACTGCAAATAAAAGCAATGATTGAGCGGATTTTAGCGGAACATGGGAAAGTCGGCGGCATGGTAGGGCTCTTTTTGAACAATGATACGTTTATTACGCGGATGCAAAAAGAAGTCATCAAGTTTATCGGTAAACCGGAGACGGAGGAAGTTCTTTCGGGATTGATCGTTTCAGAGTGGCAGCAGTTTTCACAACGGGCACTTGTTGATGTTATGCCAGCCGCGAAACAAGAGAAATTTATCGATCAACTTATCGTGGAAATTATGCGTACGGTACAACTTGAAAAATGGATGGATACGCCGATTCAAGACTGGATTCGTCCATATGAGCAGGAAATTTCAGATAAAATAGTGCCATTTTTAGTGGATACGGTTTTGAAATTCGCAGGCGAGCATAGTGCGCAGATGATGGAACGACTGGAAATTGGCAAGATGGTGCAACATCAAATTGAAGCTTTCTCTTTACGCGAGATGGAGCAGATTGTGCTTGACATTTCGGGTAAGGAACTGAAAATGATTACGTATTTAGGTGGATTTTTAGGCGGTTTCATTGGGATATTGCAAGGGATTATCGCGATTTGGTTTTAA
- a CDS encoding metallophosphoesterase family protein, which yields MKEVRFLHMADLHLDSPFLGLKHLPDTIFQQLKESTFVSLTKAVDVAIQEVVDFVIIAGDIYDEEDQSIKAQARFYREMERLNRAEIPVYLIHGNHDYVVKYQDRLQLPENVTVFKTELEMYQFTSKRGIQVHLYGFSYGERHIREAIYKDYKRLGEADFHIGLLHGSEATGNVSQDVYAPFNVGDMKQMDYWALGHIHLRQVLAEDPTIYFPGNIQGRHRKEKDEKGVTLVSMSEGKTTLTFVDTAPIIWEQKTLNIDGEVDFSSLFQLSLQAVKEATRMDKAVFLELVVTSNLPLSMEVKQRIDSGEWLDMLQEIWLDELNFVWVTRVEYHDAKRNSDWLAGSGLETEWQAAKDGLLAESAFYKATESLLVNGAANRFLKDFDKAERESLVEESALLLENMLEQFKGDLK from the coding sequence ATGAAAGAAGTACGATTTTTACATATGGCGGATTTACATTTGGATAGCCCGTTCTTAGGGTTGAAACATTTGCCAGATACAATTTTTCAGCAACTCAAGGAAAGTACGTTTGTTTCGTTGACGAAAGCGGTGGATGTAGCGATTCAAGAAGTGGTTGATTTTGTTATTATTGCTGGTGATATATATGATGAGGAAGATCAAAGTATTAAGGCGCAGGCGCGGTTTTATCGAGAAATGGAGCGTTTAAATAGGGCGGAGATTCCAGTTTATTTGATTCATGGTAATCATGATTATGTTGTGAAGTATCAAGATCGATTGCAGTTGCCAGAAAATGTGACGGTTTTTAAGACAGAGTTAGAGATGTATCAATTTACTAGTAAGCGAGGAATTCAGGTTCATTTATATGGATTTAGTTATGGAGAAAGGCATATTCGTGAGGCGATATACAAGGATTATAAGCGATTGGGCGAGGCTGATTTTCATATTGGGCTTTTGCACGGTTCAGAGGCAACGGGGAATGTGAGCCAGGATGTGTATGCTCCTTTTAATGTTGGGGATATGAAGCAGATGGATTATTGGGCGCTTGGTCATATTCATTTAAGGCAGGTTTTGGCGGAGGACCCAACAATTTATTTCCCGGGAAATATTCAAGGGAGGCATCGTAAGGAAAAGGATGAAAAGGGTGTGACGCTGGTTTCTATGTCTGAGGGGAAAACGACATTAACGTTTGTTGATACGGCGCCGATCATTTGGGAGCAAAAGACGCTTAATATTGATGGTGAAGTGGATTTTTCTTCGCTGTTTCAGCTTTCTTTACAAGCTGTGAAGGAAGCTACACGTATGGATAAGGCTGTATTTTTAGAGTTGGTGGTGACATCGAATTTGCCACTTAGTATGGAAGTGAAGCAGCGAATTGATAGTGGAGAATGGCTCGATATGTTGCAGGAAATTTGGCTGGATGAGTTAAATTTTGTTTGGGTGACGCGGGTGGAATATCATGATGCCAAGAGGAACTCGGATTGGTTGGCGGGTTCTGGTTTGGAAACGGAGTGGCAAGCGGCTAAGGATGGCTTACTTGCGGAGAGCGCGTTTTATAAGGCAACAGAAAGTTTACTTGTGAACGGGGCGGCGAATCGATTTTTGAAGGATTTTGATAAAGCAGAGCGAGAATCATTAGTGGAAGAATCGGCGTTGTTGCTTGAAAATATGTTGGAACAGTTTAAGGGAGACCTCAAATGA
- a CDS encoding tautomerase family protein, whose amino-acid sequence MPLLRFDLIKGRDAADVKKLLDTAHDAMVEAFDVPASDRYQVVHQHEPYEMIMEDTGLGYERTEKFVLLSIVSKKRTAEQKQRLYTLTAERLASICGIPSTDLMISITENEDADWSFGLGEAQFITGKL is encoded by the coding sequence ATGCCATTATTACGATTTGATTTAATTAAAGGACGCGATGCCGCGGACGTAAAAAAATTGCTAGATACCGCGCATGATGCGATGGTAGAAGCGTTTGACGTACCTGCGAGTGACCGCTATCAAGTAGTCCACCAACATGAACCGTACGAAATGATCATGGAGGATACAGGACTTGGATACGAGCGAACAGAAAAATTTGTACTATTAAGTATTGTGAGCAAGAAGCGTACCGCAGAACAAAAACAACGATTATACACACTGACGGCAGAACGACTCGCTTCTATTTGCGGGATTCCATCAACCGATTTGATGATTTCGATTACGGAGAATGAAGATGCAGACTGGAGTTTCGGTTTAGGCGAAGCGCAGTTTATCACTGGAAAATTATAA
- a CDS encoding transglycosylase domain-containing protein, giving the protein MKDTNNTILTYLKSFFLFLKKWLGIGWNKFRRFWKNKHIGKIITLVGLTCILFFIVYFVIVAKSADIDALKKGIETTTVIYDKDNDKAGELSASDATFVKIGDISPNLQNAVISIEDKRFYEHGGFDMKGIFRSVWGLASTGSITGGGSTITQQVAKNALLTQDQTFTRKAKELFMAREIEKTYTKDEILEMYLNTSYFGNNEWGVENAAKKYFGTTASDLTIPQAATIAGLLQAPSAYDPYTHADKAVNRRNIVLGAMYTNGKITKDQMKQYQETKLVLTDKSNDPDNYHYPWYTDAVINEALKETDLTQDDIMKQGYQIYTELDQNYQAALESTFENDSLFPSNAADGTLVQAGAVLMDPETGGVRALVGGRGKHVFRGFNRATQMKAQPGSTMKPLATYVPALEEGWKVDDMLQDKKTTYGKYTPTNVGGIYRDEVPMYTAVAKSINAPAVWLLDQIGLQKGVDSVKRFGIQLTKEDEYLGLTLGGLHKGVSPVELATAYATFANEGAKPESHIIRKIVDPTGKVVYQSEAETKQIISKKVSTDMTSMLIDVINTGGTGANAGVSGYEMAGKTGSTQVPFTTDGTKDQWFVGYTPNLVGSVWIGFDKTDQAHYLKTTSSAGVASLAHYVMKSGLKYQKPVDFGTKSASAKTEEKNQEDVVSGQVGDFWGSIKDSAKGAGETIKKGADKVKEVGGQIADGFNNILDSFGR; this is encoded by the coding sequence GTGAAAGATACGAACAATACAATCTTGACCTATTTAAAAAGCTTCTTTCTTTTCTTGAAGAAGTGGTTGGGGATCGGTTGGAATAAATTCCGCCGTTTTTGGAAGAACAAGCATATCGGTAAAATTATTACACTTGTCGGCTTGACATGTATACTTTTTTTCATTGTATATTTTGTCATAGTTGCAAAATCTGCTGACATCGATGCTTTAAAAAAGGGTATTGAAACGACAACCGTTATATATGATAAGGACAATGATAAGGCCGGAGAACTTTCCGCGTCTGATGCTACCTTTGTAAAAATTGGTGACATTTCTCCTAATCTACAAAATGCTGTCATTTCGATTGAAGATAAACGTTTTTATGAACATGGTGGTTTCGATATGAAAGGTATTTTCCGTTCCGTTTGGGGACTTGCCTCGACAGGAAGCATCACGGGTGGGGGTAGTACAATCACCCAACAGGTAGCGAAGAACGCGCTCCTGACGCAAGATCAGACATTTACGCGGAAAGCCAAAGAATTATTTATGGCGCGTGAAATTGAGAAGACGTATACTAAAGATGAAATTTTAGAGATGTATTTAAACACTTCTTATTTTGGTAATAACGAATGGGGCGTCGAGAATGCAGCTAAGAAATATTTTGGGACGACGGCTTCTGATTTGACGATTCCACAAGCTGCGACGATTGCAGGACTTTTGCAGGCTCCATCTGCATATGACCCTTATACACATGCAGATAAAGCGGTGAATAGACGTAATATCGTGCTTGGTGCGATGTACACAAACGGCAAGATAACGAAAGATCAAATGAAGCAATATCAAGAGACGAAGCTGGTGTTGACGGATAAATCAAATGATCCGGACAACTATCACTATCCTTGGTATACAGATGCTGTCATTAACGAGGCGCTGAAGGAAACCGATTTGACGCAAGATGACATCATGAAGCAAGGTTATCAAATTTACACGGAATTGGATCAGAATTATCAAGCGGCATTAGAAAGTACGTTTGAAAATGATAGTCTTTTCCCGTCGAATGCAGCAGATGGTACCCTTGTTCAAGCTGGTGCTGTTCTTATGGATCCAGAAACAGGCGGTGTTCGTGCGCTCGTTGGTGGTCGTGGCAAACACGTTTTCCGTGGTTTTAATCGCGCGACACAGATGAAAGCTCAGCCTGGTTCAACGATGAAACCACTAGCGACCTATGTTCCAGCACTTGAAGAAGGTTGGAAAGTGGATGATATGCTACAAGATAAGAAAACAACATACGGTAAATATACACCGACTAACGTTGGCGGAATTTATCGTGATGAAGTTCCAATGTACACTGCGGTTGCTAAATCAATCAACGCTCCAGCTGTATGGTTGCTTGACCAAATCGGCTTGCAAAAAGGTGTGGATTCAGTCAAACGATTCGGAATTCAATTAACGAAAGAAGATGAATACCTTGGTTTGACGCTTGGTGGTTTGCATAAAGGTGTTTCGCCTGTAGAACTGGCAACGGCTTATGCGACATTTGCTAATGAAGGAGCGAAACCAGAATCACACATCATCCGCAAAATTGTCGATCCAACTGGAAAAGTCGTGTATCAAAGTGAGGCAGAGACGAAACAAATTATCTCTAAAAAGGTATCAACAGACATGACATCGATGCTGATTGATGTTATTAATACAGGCGGTACAGGCGCGAATGCTGGTGTATCTGGCTACGAAATGGCTGGTAAAACGGGATCAACCCAAGTACCATTTACAACGGACGGCACGAAAGATCAATGGTTTGTAGGTTATACACCGAATCTTGTCGGTTCTGTCTGGATCGGCTTTGATAAAACAGATCAAGCCCACTATTTAAAAACAACAAGTTCTGCGGGCGTTGCATCTCTGGCGCATTACGTGATGAAGAGCGGTTTGAAATATCAAAAACCAGTGGACTTCGGAACGAAGAGTGCATCCGCTAAAACAGAAGAGAAGAATCAAGAAGACGTAGTTTCAGGTCAAGTTGGCGATTTCTGGGGATCTATTAAAGACTCCGCAAAAGGAGCTGGCGAAACCATTAAAAAAGGCGCTGACAAAGTGAAAGAAGTTGGCGGTCAGATCGCGGATGGATTTAACAATATACTAGATTCATTCGGTAGATAA
- the fumC gene encoding class II fumarate hydratase, with amino-acid sequence MDRMERDTIGEIAVSGDKFWGAQTERSRQNFKIGEEKMPIEIVRAFAKLKKAAARANADLGKLSREKEQAIVAVCDQIVAGELDEHFPLVVWQTGSGTQSNMNVNEVVAYVAGASVHPNDDVNMSQSSNDTFPTAMHIAAYMAVVEDLLPELEAMKRILAEKKEKYWRMVKIGRTHLQDATPLTLGQEISGWESMIAHAEKFIKESSEHLLELAIGGTAVGTGLNATADFGARVAKHLEADTSYPFRSAENKFYALTSHSELNFVHGALRALASDLMKIANDVRFLASGPRSGIGELTIPANEPGSSIMPGKVNPTQCEALTMVAAQVMGNDTTINVAASQGNFELNVYKPVIIYNFLQSVRLLADGMRSFRVHCLEGLEANEVVMQELVDRSLMLVTALNPHIGYEKAAKIAKTAFAEDLSLKEAAIRSGFVTEEQFALWIDPLKMTNLDAE; translated from the coding sequence ATGGATAGAATGGAACGCGATACGATTGGGGAAATTGCGGTTTCTGGGGATAAGTTTTGGGGAGCGCAAACAGAACGTAGCCGCCAAAATTTTAAAATTGGTGAGGAAAAAATGCCAATCGAGATAGTGAGGGCTTTCGCTAAATTGAAGAAGGCGGCGGCTAGGGCTAACGCGGACTTGGGGAAATTGAGTCGGGAGAAGGAACAGGCCATTGTGGCGGTTTGTGATCAGATCGTGGCCGGTGAACTAGATGAGCATTTTCCGTTAGTGGTTTGGCAAACGGGGAGCGGCACGCAGTCGAATATGAATGTGAATGAGGTAGTGGCGTATGTTGCGGGCGCTTCGGTGCATCCGAACGATGATGTAAACATGTCGCAGAGTTCGAATGATACGTTTCCAACGGCGATGCATATTGCGGCCTATATGGCTGTGGTGGAGGATTTATTGCCAGAACTCGAGGCGATGAAACGCATTTTAGCAGAGAAAAAAGAGAAGTATTGGCGGATGGTTAAAATAGGTCGGACGCATTTACAAGATGCAACGCCGCTTACGTTGGGGCAAGAGATTAGCGGCTGGGAAAGTATGATCGCGCATGCCGAGAAATTTATTAAAGAGAGTAGTGAGCACTTGTTGGAGCTGGCGATCGGCGGAACTGCGGTTGGAACTGGCCTCAATGCTACGGCTGATTTTGGCGCGAGGGTGGCGAAACATTTGGAAGCAGACACGTCTTATCCGTTTCGTTCTGCTGAAAATAAATTCTACGCGCTAACGAGTCATAGTGAGCTGAACTTTGTGCATGGTGCGTTGCGGGCGCTGGCTTCGGATTTAATGAAGATCGCAAATGATGTGCGATTTTTGGCAAGTGGACCGCGTAGTGGAATTGGTGAATTGACGATTCCAGCGAATGAACCCGGAAGTTCGATTATGCCTGGAAAAGTGAATCCGACGCAATGTGAGGCGCTGACGATGGTTGCGGCGCAAGTGATGGGCAATGATACGACGATAAATGTTGCGGCGAGCCAGGGGAATTTTGAGTTGAATGTGTATAAACCAGTGATTATCTATAATTTCTTGCAGTCGGTGAGGTTGCTTGCGGATGGGATGCGTTCGTTTAGAGTCCACTGTTTAGAAGGTTTGGAGGCAAACGAGGTGGTTATGCAGGAATTGGTTGATCGGTCGTTGATGCTTGTGACGGCGCTAAATCCGCATATTGGGTATGAAAAAGCGGCGAAAATTGCGAAGACAGCGTTTGCGGAGGATTTATCTTTAAAAGAGGCAGCGATTCGGTCGGGATTTGTGACGGAAGAGCAGTTTGCACTTTGGATTGATCCGCTTAAAATGACGAATTTGGATGCGGAGTAA
- a CDS encoding NUDIX domain-containing protein translates to MANWQRNFGVYGVTEENGKLLMIQRESEPYKQKWDLPGGKLNDDETLMDCLTRHISQIGGKATITENLGVYDFLVGYPFLDKRILQHITALFYTQVDFAAEKAVPLIFQTEPSKTIQYQWVPMNMLNEKNATPAALKAVEILNP, encoded by the coding sequence ATGGCAAACTGGCAACGAAACTTTGGCGTTTACGGCGTCACAGAAGAGAATGGTAAATTACTGATGATACAGCGAGAAAGCGAGCCTTACAAGCAAAAATGGGACTTACCAGGTGGAAAATTAAATGATGATGAAACACTCATGGACTGCCTCACGCGACATATCTCACAAATTGGTGGCAAAGCAACGATAACCGAAAACCTCGGCGTCTACGATTTCCTCGTTGGCTATCCATTCCTAGATAAACGTATTTTACAACATATTACCGCGCTGTTTTATACTCAAGTGGATTTCGCTGCTGAAAAAGCTGTCCCACTTATATTCCAAACAGAGCCAAGTAAAACGATTCAATATCAATGGGTACCGATGAATATGCTCAATGAAAAGAACGCTACACCAGCCGCATTAAAAGCCGTAGAAATTCTAAATCCATAA
- a CDS encoding ATP-binding protein, whose product MKISALEIIGYGRWENKRIDNLQDFQLIFGQNEAGKSTIMAFIHSILFGFPTKQQSLPRMEPKNKGAYGGKLMLEDETNGKVTVERLRGKATGDVTVYFEDGTIGHEAELEQLLGGMDRSRFQSIFSFDIHGLQNVQNLKEVDFERYLLATGTIGSDVLIRAEERLQKRLDELFKPSGKNPKLNQQLQTLKQAFGSYQDGKKNNQQYLQMVEELETARRDLADNHVRRQELRMEVESEESLLKIWPVYEEWLFLEKQMGQTGDLSFPANGIVKLEHLVAREKELNSQLIQWQERLVQLVEQQRNGDLWSEADAEKVDGLLETWPLFQEWQRRLGELQRDIQFLEEKETSQFTGMDAVKLIPEDDDILAMRLDIATEQQLEILQQETEKLQENLDEKKQQIAWAKQEQEQLQKQCEHLETDLWSSSKFQQVQQQMEKRVTKVRAKLPVVAIVFSVLFLGSLVLAGLLQSFILYSISALLLVGVVISWIGFSRKRVTPVASNQLDSVTFMEQRQARMTLKNYYDQMDQLAFQIEKEEQEWQLMTQGMAELDSKWQSFRELLFVPNHFPWKRLEHLLFVWRDVQQIIVNKRKAVEDARVLADKVADWEADLDELVGALGMERLATDEQIAALKMKRRDRKNFVAQIAKSQEKEEQLRNQIAILEREKAAIAFDKAELLKAANVESEAFFHQKGLQIEQQWKWQERAVLLRAQISDTHLAVLADIEQESDISAKVLACKDTLRQLDAELDKYNKIIAEKELACATLEDGQSFSDRMQQFYSEQEVFQDLAKEWIRVKLAKDMVGSIMRKLQEEKLPKVLTRATHFFEVLSKGNYQQVRFAQNRLQVERKDGLRFFPEELSQATKEQLYLAIRFAVIQMLHGEQRLPIIIDDSFVNFDEDRLEEIMLLLQEIRRENQVIFFTCHRQLSKYFSKEEQHMLY is encoded by the coding sequence ATGAAAATTAGTGCATTAGAGATTATAGGATATGGCAGATGGGAAAATAAGCGAATCGATAATTTACAGGATTTTCAGCTGATTTTCGGACAAAACGAGGCTGGGAAATCAACAATTATGGCTTTTATTCATAGTATTTTATTTGGTTTCCCGACAAAACAGCAAAGTCTACCGCGGATGGAACCGAAAAATAAGGGGGCCTATGGTGGCAAGCTGATGCTTGAGGATGAGACGAATGGAAAAGTTACGGTGGAGCGTTTGCGGGGAAAAGCAACGGGAGATGTGACGGTTTATTTTGAAGATGGGACGATTGGGCATGAAGCGGAGTTGGAGCAGTTGCTTGGTGGCATGGATCGTTCGCGATTTCAATCTATTTTTTCTTTTGATATTCATGGATTGCAGAATGTGCAGAATCTGAAAGAAGTGGATTTTGAGCGTTATTTATTAGCAACTGGGACGATCGGTTCGGATGTGTTGATTCGAGCGGAGGAACGATTGCAAAAGCGCTTGGATGAACTTTTTAAACCTAGTGGGAAAAATCCGAAGTTAAATCAGCAGTTGCAGACATTGAAGCAGGCTTTTGGATCTTATCAGGATGGGAAAAAGAATAACCAGCAGTATTTGCAAATGGTGGAGGAATTGGAAACGGCGCGACGGGATCTAGCGGATAATCATGTTCGCCGTCAGGAACTGCGAATGGAGGTTGAGTCGGAGGAGTCGTTGCTTAAGATTTGGCCTGTATATGAGGAGTGGCTTTTTCTGGAAAAGCAGATGGGACAGACGGGAGATTTGTCGTTCCCAGCGAACGGAATTGTGAAGTTGGAGCATTTAGTGGCACGTGAGAAGGAACTAAATTCGCAGTTGATTCAGTGGCAGGAGCGTCTTGTACAGCTTGTGGAGCAACAGAGAAATGGCGATTTATGGAGTGAAGCGGACGCGGAGAAAGTGGATGGATTGCTTGAAACGTGGCCATTATTTCAAGAATGGCAAAGACGCTTGGGTGAATTGCAGCGGGATATTCAGTTTTTGGAAGAGAAAGAGACGTCGCAGTTTACAGGGATGGATGCGGTGAAGTTGATTCCTGAGGATGATGATATTTTAGCGATGCGTTTGGATATTGCCACTGAGCAGCAGTTGGAGATTTTGCAGCAAGAGACGGAGAAGTTACAAGAGAATTTGGATGAGAAAAAACAGCAAATTGCTTGGGCTAAGCAGGAGCAGGAGCAACTTCAGAAGCAGTGTGAACATTTGGAAACGGATTTATGGTCTTCGTCTAAGTTTCAGCAAGTGCAGCAACAGATGGAGAAACGTGTGACGAAAGTACGGGCGAAACTTCCAGTTGTAGCGATTGTTTTCTCGGTGTTATTTTTGGGGAGCCTCGTTTTGGCGGGACTGTTGCAGTCATTTATTTTATACAGCATATCGGCTTTATTGTTAGTCGGAGTGGTGATTTCTTGGATTGGATTTTCGCGTAAAAGGGTTACGCCAGTTGCGAGTAATCAGTTGGATTCGGTGACTTTTATGGAGCAGCGGCAGGCCCGAATGACGTTGAAAAATTATTATGATCAAATGGATCAGTTGGCGTTTCAGATTGAAAAAGAGGAGCAGGAATGGCAGTTGATGACGCAAGGTATGGCGGAATTGGATTCTAAATGGCAATCATTTCGGGAATTACTTTTTGTGCCAAATCATTTTCCTTGGAAGCGTCTTGAGCATCTTTTATTTGTGTGGCGTGATGTGCAGCAAATTATTGTGAATAAGCGGAAGGCTGTGGAGGATGCTCGGGTTCTTGCAGACAAAGTGGCGGATTGGGAGGCGGACCTAGATGAGCTGGTAGGTGCGCTTGGAATGGAGCGCTTAGCCACGGATGAGCAGATTGCTGCTTTGAAAATGAAGCGCCGGGATCGGAAGAATTTTGTGGCTCAAATTGCGAAATCGCAGGAAAAAGAGGAGCAGTTACGGAATCAGATTGCGATTTTGGAACGAGAGAAAGCGGCGATTGCGTTTGATAAGGCGGAATTGTTGAAGGCGGCAAATGTAGAGAGTGAGGCATTCTTCCATCAAAAGGGTTTGCAAATCGAGCAACAGTGGAAATGGCAGGAACGCGCGGTGTTGCTTCGGGCGCAAATATCGGATACGCATTTGGCGGTTTTGGCTGATATTGAGCAGGAGAGCGATATTAGTGCGAAGGTATTGGCTTGTAAGGATACGTTGCGCCAGCTTGATGCGGAGCTTGATAAGTATAATAAAATCATTGCGGAGAAGGAATTGGCATGTGCGACGCTCGAGGATGGGCAAAGTTTCTCGGATCGAATGCAGCAATTTTATTCGGAGCAAGAGGTTTTTCAAGATTTGGCGAAAGAGTGGATTCGGGTGAAGCTGGCGAAGGACATGGTGGGCTCGATTATGCGTAAGTTGCAAGAGGAGAAACTTCCGAAAGTATTGACACGCGCGACGCATTTCTTTGAGGTACTTTCAAAGGGGAACTATCAGCAGGTGCGTTTCGCTCAGAATCGTTTGCAGGTGGAGCGCAAGGATGGTTTACGATTTTTCCCAGAGGAGTTAAGTCAAGCGACGAAAGAGCAGTTGTATTTAGCGATTCGCTTTGCTGTGATTCAAATGTTGCACGGGGAACAGAGATTGCCGATTATTATTGATGATAGTTTTGTGAATTTTGATGAGGATAGATTGGAAGAAATTATGTTGCTTTTACAGGAGATTAGGCGTGAAAATCAGGTGATATTTTTTACGTGTCATCGGCAGCTTAGCAAATATTTTTCCAAGGAAGAGCAACACATGCTATACTAA